Sequence from the Xenorhabdus nematophila ATCC 19061 genome:
TCTTGGTATCTGTGAAAATTTGACTATTGCCTGCATACCCAAACCTTCACAGACTTCACTCAAATGCCCCAACAGGCCAAAACCTGTTACATCCGTCATCGCCGTAACACCCGCAATTTTTGCAAAATCCGTTCCTGACTGATTCAACTGGCACATTACTTCTTTCGCTACACCTTGGTGCTCACGTTGAAGTAATCCTTTCTTTTCAGCCGTTGTCAATACACCCACACCTAAAGGTTTAGTCAGGAACAGGAGACTTCCTGCTTCTGCCTGATTATTGCGTTTCACATGCTCAATATCGATGATACCGGTCACTGCCAAACCAAAGATAGGTTCTGGTGCATCAATGGAATGTCCGCCTGCAAGAGAAATACCTGCTTCTTTGCAAACAGCCCGTCCCCCCTCAATGACTTTTTGAGCGATTTCTGGAGATAGCTTAGCAATAGGCCAGCCCAAAATCGCAATCGCCATGATTGGTTTTCCTCCCATCGCGTAAATATCACTGATGGCATTTGTTGCCGCAATACGACCAAAATCAAACGGATCATCAACAATCGGCATGAAAAAATCCGTTGTACTGATGATACCTGTACCATTACCAATATTGTACACAGCGGCATCATCACGGGTTTCATTGCCTACCAGCAAATTAGGATCGAAAAATTTCTCCTGCTCACTATGTAGGATTGTTTCCAGCACTTTAGGCGAAATTTTGCAGCCACATTCGGCACCATGGCTATATTGAGTCAGACGGATTTCAGTTGACATTATTCACTCCAGTTATCAGAAGTAACTGACAAAGTTCGTCAAATCTGGCGCTGCTACTTTTGCTGGGGCTTTAAGTTCAGGTGTCCCTAAATAGAGGAATCCCACAATTTTGTCATTTTTCCCACATCCCAAACCTGCTTTGACAGTAGGATCTTCTGTCCATGCACCGGATCGCCATATACCACCAAACCCTTGAGCCACTGCTGCCATCTGCATGGCATGAACCGCACAACCTGCCGCAACAACCTGTTCCCATTCAGGTATTTTTGCATGTTCAACGACTTTGGCGATAACCGTGATAATCATGGGTGCACGGTAAGGGGCATTTTTTGCTTTCTCTTCTACTTCTTTTCCTAACCCACCCTCGATCGCTGATTTTTCAAGCAACTGGCTGAATTTATTAATGCCCTCTCCATGCATCACGACAAAATGCCAAGGACGCAGTGCCCCATGGTCTGGTGCTCTCATCCCTGCGGCTAAAATCTGTTGCAACTCACTTCCTTCTGGGGCGGGTGTCGTTAAGCGTGAAGCTGAGCGACGATTCAATAAAAGTTCCAAAGCATTCATGTTCTTCTCCTGAATTAAGATAATCTGCCACGGTCAACATTCTCTGTTTATTCGTTAACGAATGAAAGAGCAGAAACTATTTTTTCCATCATTCACGTGATTTTCAGCTGACATTTATCAATGAGCTGATTAGGATACCTCCATTTGATCCCATAACCGGAGACGATATGCGTACTTTATGGAATTTTCTAGCGGCGCTATTTAAAGGGAGTTGGAAACTGCTAAATTTTGTTCGCCAACTCATTTCTAACCTTATTTTTATCCTATTGGTTGTTGTCGTTGCCGTCGGCATCATTGTTTATAAACAACAATCTAAACCTGATGATAATTATCGCGGGGCATTATATGTCAATTTATCAGGCATTGTTGTTGATCGCGTATCCGCCAGCAATCCACTGGAACAATTAGGAAAAAATTTTTTCAATCCTTCCAATAATAACTCGCAAGAAACGTCTTTATTTGATGTTGTTGACAGCATCCGTCGCGCCAAAAATGATCCTAAAATTACCGGCATGGTATTAAAGTTAAATGAATTTACAGGCGCAGACCAACCTTCCATAAAATATATTGGTAAGGCCATTAATGAATTTAAAACAACAGGTAAACCCGTTTTTGCGATCAATGATCATTACA
This genomic interval carries:
- the selD gene encoding selenide, water dikinase SelD, with translation MSTEIRLTQYSHGAECGCKISPKVLETILHSEQEKFFDPNLLVGNETRDDAAVYNIGNGTGIISTTDFFMPIVDDPFDFGRIAATNAISDIYAMGGKPIMAIAILGWPIAKLSPEIAQKVIEGGRAVCKEAGISLAGGHSIDAPEPIFGLAVTGIIDIEHVKRNNQAEAGSLLFLTKPLGVGVLTTAEKKGLLQREHQGVAKEVMCQLNQSGTDFAKIAGVTAMTDVTGFGLLGHLSEVCEGLGMQAIVKFSQIPRLPDVDIYIEKGCVPGGTGRNFDSYGHLIGKMTARQRHLLCDPQTSGGLLLAILPEAVEEAKAIARNHDIDLVVIGELTEPCLDRALIEVIE
- a CDS encoding NAD(P)H nitroreductase; its protein translation is MNALELLLNRRSASRLTTPAPEGSELQQILAAGMRAPDHGALRPWHFVVMHGEGINKFSQLLEKSAIEGGLGKEVEEKAKNAPYRAPMIITVIAKVVEHAKIPEWEQVVAAGCAVHAMQMAAVAQGFGGIWRSGAWTEDPTVKAGLGCGKNDKIVGFLYLGTPELKAPAKVAAPDLTNFVSYF